The following proteins come from a genomic window of Pyxidicoccus sp. MSG2:
- a CDS encoding alpha/beta hydrolase encodes MKWRWLVGGVLALGLLAALAVFGRAWRHSEGYFHYPKPKAEKPADLAEARDVRLVAADGLVLRGWYVPSRNGAAVVMAHGLSQTRADLLPEARILKAAGYGVLLFDLRAHGESEGATSTWGDKERLDVRAALDFVRAQPDVDPERVGALGFSIGSAAVAEVAAKDPKVRAVVLLSPFNTLWLAAAYDFRRFGFVSQSGALVPFWRRGIALEEVRTIDAVERIRPRPLLIVMGTEESGQPLADELFAKVREYAQTWRIQGAGHGNFAATEPVEYPRRLRAFLDAALLPARAPEVPQAPEAPAAP; translated from the coding sequence ATGAAGTGGCGGTGGCTGGTGGGTGGAGTGCTGGCGCTGGGGCTGCTCGCTGCCCTGGCCGTGTTCGGGCGGGCGTGGCGGCACTCGGAGGGGTACTTCCACTACCCGAAGCCGAAGGCCGAGAAGCCCGCGGACCTGGCGGAGGCCCGGGACGTGAGGCTGGTGGCGGCTGACGGGCTGGTGCTGCGGGGCTGGTACGTGCCTTCCCGCAACGGCGCCGCGGTGGTGATGGCGCATGGCCTGTCACAGACGCGCGCGGACCTGCTGCCGGAGGCGCGCATCCTGAAGGCCGCGGGGTATGGCGTGCTGCTGTTCGACCTGCGCGCCCATGGCGAGAGCGAGGGCGCGACGTCCACGTGGGGCGACAAGGAGCGGCTGGACGTGCGGGCCGCGCTGGACTTCGTGCGGGCGCAGCCGGACGTGGACCCGGAGAGGGTGGGGGCGCTCGGCTTCTCGATTGGGTCCGCGGCGGTGGCGGAGGTGGCGGCGAAGGACCCGAAGGTGCGCGCGGTGGTGCTGCTGTCCCCGTTCAACACGCTATGGCTGGCGGCGGCGTATGACTTCCGGCGCTTCGGCTTCGTGTCGCAGTCGGGCGCGCTGGTGCCGTTCTGGCGGCGCGGGATTGCGCTGGAAGAGGTGCGGACGATTGACGCGGTGGAGCGCATCCGCCCGCGCCCGCTCCTCATCGTCATGGGGACGGAGGAGTCCGGACAGCCGCTCGCGGATGAGCTGTTCGCGAAGGTCCGCGAGTACGCGCAGACGTGGCGGATTCAGGGCGCGGGGCACGGGAACTTCGCCGCGACGGAGCCCGTGGAGTACCCGCGTAGGCTGCGGGCCTTCCTGGATGCGGCGCTGCTGCCTGCCAGGGCGCCCGAGGTACCCCAGGCGCCCGAGGCTCCGGCAGCGCCGTGA
- a CDS encoding CapA family protein codes for MTLPALLLVPVLCAATPTHVELVFGGDVIPHGEVKKVATLHARTGAKPADGSAAPSLNHEGWDHVFGPITDVLRTADVGVVNLETPVTDNRKAVTRELLFNAPSAMVRALASSGVKMVSTANNHARDQHPAGLVETLGHLDAAGLRHAGTGPSKSAAWEPVFMDVRGMRLGFLSFTRWLNGFSNPKDEAAPHVAFVPYPQHRHLRGLEPEQAVEAVRAAAARCDALIVLVHWGMEYKDSPHTDDRKLGRALLDAGAKAVIGHHPHVLQPLEAYATADGRRGLIAYSLGNLVANQDRFYRHVPGTKGAAGDKRDSMLLRVSLVRPESGAPVVLEDVSVLPVWIENNAVGRARKEARNIQPVLIDREVEAVSERLAALAARPAPLDKATRAEKALLERRLAGAQHRRERILRMLPTGFAVASPELRQREASVLPQTPGPGGGGRMASQSAP; via the coding sequence GTGACTCTTCCCGCGCTGCTGCTCGTGCCCGTGCTGTGCGCCGCCACGCCCACCCACGTGGAGCTCGTCTTCGGCGGGGACGTGATTCCCCACGGCGAGGTGAAGAAGGTGGCCACGCTGCACGCGCGCACGGGCGCGAAGCCGGCGGACGGAAGCGCCGCGCCGTCGCTCAACCACGAGGGCTGGGACCATGTCTTCGGGCCCATCACCGACGTGCTGCGCACCGCCGATGTGGGCGTCGTGAATCTGGAAACGCCCGTCACCGACAACCGGAAGGCCGTCACGCGCGAGCTGCTCTTCAACGCGCCGTCGGCCATGGTGCGGGCGCTCGCTTCTTCCGGTGTGAAGATGGTGTCCACCGCGAACAATCACGCGAGGGACCAGCACCCCGCCGGCCTCGTGGAGACGCTGGGCCATCTGGACGCGGCGGGCTTGCGCCACGCGGGCACGGGCCCGTCGAAGTCCGCTGCGTGGGAGCCCGTCTTCATGGACGTGCGCGGCATGCGGCTGGGCTTCCTGTCCTTCACCCGCTGGCTCAACGGCTTCAGCAACCCGAAGGACGAGGCGGCACCGCACGTCGCCTTCGTGCCGTACCCGCAGCACCGCCACCTCCGCGGCCTCGAGCCCGAGCAGGCCGTGGAGGCCGTGCGCGCGGCGGCGGCCCGCTGTGACGCGCTCATCGTCCTGGTGCACTGGGGCATGGAGTACAAGGACTCGCCGCATACGGATGACCGCAAGCTGGGCCGCGCGCTGCTGGACGCGGGCGCGAAGGCCGTCATCGGCCACCACCCGCATGTGCTCCAGCCGCTGGAGGCCTACGCCACCGCCGACGGACGGCGCGGGCTCATCGCGTACTCGTTGGGCAATCTCGTCGCGAACCAGGACCGCTTCTACCGCCACGTGCCCGGCACGAAGGGCGCGGCGGGCGACAAGCGCGACTCCATGCTGCTGCGCGTATCGCTGGTGCGCCCCGAGTCCGGCGCCCCCGTGGTCCTGGAGGACGTGTCCGTGTTGCCGGTGTGGATTGAGAACAACGCCGTGGGCCGCGCTCGCAAGGAGGCCCGCAACATCCAGCCGGTGCTCATCGACCGGGAAGTGGAGGCCGTGTCGGAGCGCCTCGCCGCGCTGGCGGCCCGGCCCGCGCCGCTGGACAAGGCCACCCGCGCGGAGAAGGCGCTGCTGGAGCGGCGGCTGGCCGGCGCACAGCACCGGCGCGAGCGCATCCTCCGCATGTTGCCCACGGGCTTCGCCGTGGCCTCGCCCGAGCTGCGCCAGCGCGAGGCGAGCGTGCTGCCCCAGACGCCCGGCCCCGGGGGCGGCGGACGGATGGCGTCGCAGTCGGCCCCGTGA
- a CDS encoding GMC oxidoreductase codes for MNFDAVVVGSGACGGWAAKQLTEAGLRVLVLEAGRTERADKMLWTWHRLRQKVLRYRTETDERRKERQPIQSTTFAWPFHPHAFVDDVDNPYTTPDDQPFTWIRARQVGGRTSVKAHGRQFYRLSDFNFKAGSRDGQGPDWPLALTDLVPHYETVERWMGLRGNADGLDTLPDSVFAESISMIPAEQRLKERVERRWPERRVVVRRTANAPVTLPAAMKTGRLTLRTHAVVSQVLYDAKTGRATGVAFVDAESGRTYEAHGRIVVLAAGTIESTRLLLHSRNSAFPDGLANSSGQLGRNLMDHTYLLGLEARMNLPAEQQRNEQSWAYIPQFRNVAERAPDFARGYGVQVFTFGDNCHFVPFGEMVPSADNRVTLSPTVKDRWGIPAAHIDCKHSDNELKMSRDAVATCQEMMKEAGFTVEKVNDTLSTPGMAIHEVGTARMGTDAKTSVLNPFNQSWDVPNLFVTDGSCFVSQGPQNPTLTMMALTVRACDYMVGELKSGRL; via the coding sequence ATGAACTTCGATGCGGTGGTGGTGGGCTCGGGCGCGTGTGGCGGTTGGGCCGCCAAGCAACTGACGGAGGCCGGGCTGCGCGTGCTGGTGCTCGAGGCCGGCCGCACCGAGCGCGCCGACAAGATGCTCTGGACGTGGCACCGGCTCCGCCAGAAGGTGCTGCGCTACCGCACGGAGACGGATGAGCGCCGCAAGGAGCGCCAGCCCATCCAGTCCACCACCTTCGCGTGGCCCTTCCACCCCCACGCCTTCGTGGACGACGTGGACAACCCCTACACCACGCCGGACGACCAGCCCTTCACCTGGATTCGCGCGCGGCAGGTGGGCGGACGCACCTCGGTGAAGGCGCACGGCCGCCAGTTCTACCGGCTGTCCGACTTCAACTTCAAAGCCGGCAGCCGCGACGGGCAGGGCCCGGACTGGCCGCTGGCGCTGACGGACCTGGTGCCGCACTACGAGACGGTGGAGCGGTGGATGGGCCTGCGCGGCAACGCGGACGGGCTGGACACGCTGCCCGACTCCGTCTTCGCCGAGTCCATCTCCATGATTCCCGCGGAGCAGCGCCTCAAGGAGCGCGTGGAGCGCCGCTGGCCCGAGCGCCGCGTCGTCGTGCGCCGCACCGCCAACGCGCCCGTCACCCTCCCGGCCGCCATGAAGACGGGCCGCCTCACCCTGCGCACGCACGCGGTGGTGAGCCAGGTCCTCTACGACGCGAAGACGGGCCGCGCCACCGGCGTCGCCTTCGTCGACGCGGAGTCGGGCAGGACGTACGAGGCCCATGGCCGCATCGTCGTCCTCGCGGCGGGGACGATTGAGTCCACGCGCCTCCTGCTCCACTCGCGCAACAGCGCATTCCCGGACGGGCTCGCCAACTCCTCGGGGCAGCTCGGCCGCAACCTGATGGACCACACGTACCTGCTCGGCCTGGAGGCACGGATGAACCTGCCCGCCGAGCAGCAGCGCAACGAGCAGAGCTGGGCGTACATCCCCCAGTTCCGCAACGTCGCCGAGCGCGCGCCCGACTTCGCGCGAGGCTACGGCGTGCAGGTCTTCACCTTCGGGGACAACTGCCACTTCGTCCCCTTCGGGGAGATGGTGCCCAGCGCGGACAACCGCGTGACGCTGAGCCCCACCGTGAAGGACCGCTGGGGCATCCCCGCCGCGCACATCGACTGCAAGCACTCGGACAACGAGTTGAAGATGAGCCGGGACGCCGTGGCCACCTGCCAGGAGATGATGAAGGAGGCCGGCTTCACGGTGGAGAAGGTCAACGACACGCTGTCCACGCCGGGCATGGCCATCCACGAGGTGGGCACCGCGCGGATGGGCACGGACGCGAAGACGTCCGTGCTCAATCCCTTCAATCAGAGCTGGGACGTGCCCAACCTCTTCGTCACCGACGGCTCCTGCTTCGTGTCCCAGGGCCCGCAGAACCCCACGCTGACGATGATGGCGCTCACCGTGCGCGCCTGCGACTACATGGTCGGCGAGCTCAAGTCCGGAAGGCTGTGA
- a CDS encoding chloride channel protein, translated as MFHHVSWGPRVRGVSPSRGARALAQWLLLGGVVGCVCGVASAVFLYLLDRATHFRESHEALVYALPLAGLLLGAVYGRWGGPVRGGNNLVLDAVHEDDAQVPLRMAPMVLVGTVLTHLFGGSAGREGTAVQMGGSLADVLARRLGVGPDTRREMLAAGIAGGFGSVFGTPVAGAVFGLEVVVVGRLGYESLLPALVSAVVGDLVTRGLGIHHTVYPVPTALPLTAWVLAKWLVFAVAVAVVAVVFVELTHRLKKESEKRVPWLPVRMALGGAAVVALWKLSGTSEYLGLGVPGILRAFVDPALPVSAFAWKLVFTAVTLGAGFLGGEVTPLFFIGAALGNVLARLLGLPVDLGAAVGLAALFAAAANTPLALSIMAVELLGASVLPHVVIVATVAYLLTGHRGIYPAQRIARLKHGGPLLRRLVPLRELPGEDTANPTPPGPRAPE; from the coding sequence ATGTTTCACCATGTCTCATGGGGACCTAGAGTGCGCGGCGTGAGTCCTTCGCGTGGTGCCCGAGCACTGGCGCAGTGGCTGCTGCTGGGCGGGGTGGTGGGATGTGTGTGCGGGGTGGCATCGGCGGTGTTCCTGTACCTGCTGGACCGGGCCACGCACTTCCGCGAGTCGCACGAGGCGCTCGTCTACGCGCTGCCTCTGGCGGGGCTGCTGCTGGGCGCGGTGTACGGGCGGTGGGGCGGGCCCGTTCGCGGGGGCAACAACCTGGTGCTGGACGCGGTGCACGAGGACGACGCGCAGGTCCCGCTGCGCATGGCGCCCATGGTGCTGGTGGGCACGGTGCTGACGCACCTGTTCGGAGGCAGCGCGGGCCGCGAGGGCACGGCGGTGCAGATGGGCGGCAGTCTCGCGGACGTGCTGGCGCGCCGCCTCGGCGTGGGGCCGGACACGCGGCGGGAGATGCTGGCGGCGGGAATCGCGGGCGGGTTCGGCTCGGTGTTCGGCACCCCGGTGGCGGGCGCCGTCTTCGGACTGGAAGTCGTGGTGGTGGGGCGCCTGGGCTACGAGTCGCTGCTGCCCGCGCTGGTGTCCGCGGTGGTGGGCGACCTGGTGACGCGGGGGCTGGGCATCCACCACACGGTGTACCCGGTGCCCACGGCGCTTCCGCTCACGGCGTGGGTGCTGGCGAAGTGGCTGGTGTTCGCGGTGGCCGTCGCCGTCGTGGCGGTGGTGTTCGTGGAGCTGACGCACCGGCTGAAGAAGGAGTCCGAGAAGCGTGTGCCGTGGCTGCCGGTGCGGATGGCGCTGGGCGGCGCGGCGGTGGTGGCGCTGTGGAAGCTGTCGGGGACGAGCGAGTACCTGGGTCTCGGCGTGCCGGGAATCCTGCGCGCCTTCGTGGACCCGGCGCTGCCCGTGTCGGCCTTCGCGTGGAAGCTCGTCTTCACCGCGGTGACGCTGGGCGCGGGGTTCCTCGGCGGCGAGGTGACGCCGCTGTTCTTCATCGGCGCGGCGCTGGGCAACGTGCTGGCGCGGTTGCTCGGGCTGCCGGTGGACCTGGGCGCGGCGGTGGGGCTCGCGGCCCTGTTCGCGGCGGCGGCCAACACGCCGCTGGCGCTGTCCATCATGGCGGTGGAGTTGCTGGGCGCGAGCGTCCTGCCCCACGTGGTGATTGTCGCCACGGTGGCGTACCTGCTCACGGGACACCGGGGCATCTACCCCGCACAGCGGATTGCTCGGCTGAAGCACGGCGGGCCGCTGCTGCGGAGGCTGGTGCCGCTGCGCGAGCTGCCCGGGGAGGACACCGCGAACCCCACGCCCCCCGGGCCGCGAGCGCCCGAATAG
- a CDS encoding AHH domain-containing protein: MSLEEHIVQTREREIVTERVKGYANNCASGFKREGFWQAHHIVCVSSVGKRKADYPKEPPELPDYLEACLWVTPWNINNPQNLIGLPTNRQYVDSKGQEPENLPSHQVDHNTRDGFTDEVSQYLAENVWRSLTAKKEVHDVDIARLKKELEDASDTFRQMLTDRGERKGGTRLCWGKRYEEDYKSKWYYPFSMGKNPSRRSPGVSLQQLAGIFKKIKLPF, translated from the coding sequence ATGAGCCTGGAAGAACACATCGTCCAGACGCGCGAACGGGAAATCGTCACGGAGCGGGTGAAGGGCTATGCCAACAACTGCGCTTCGGGCTTCAAGCGCGAGGGCTTCTGGCAGGCCCACCACATCGTGTGTGTGTCCTCCGTGGGCAAGCGCAAGGCGGACTACCCCAAGGAGCCTCCCGAGCTGCCCGACTACCTGGAGGCCTGTCTCTGGGTGACGCCCTGGAACATCAACAATCCGCAGAACCTCATCGGGCTCCCCACCAACAGGCAATATGTGGACTCGAAGGGCCAGGAGCCTGAGAACCTGCCGTCCCATCAGGTCGACCACAACACCCGGGATGGCTTCACCGACGAAGTCTCGCAGTACCTCGCGGAGAACGTCTGGCGCTCCCTCACCGCCAAGAAGGAGGTCCACGACGTCGACATCGCGAGGCTCAAGAAGGAGCTCGAAGACGCCAGCGACACGTTCCGCCAGATGCTCACGGACCGCGGTGAGCGGAAGGGGGGAACCAGGCTCTGCTGGGGGAAACGATACGAGGAGGACTACAAGAGCAAGTGGTACTACCCGTTTTCGATGGGTAAGAATCCCAGCCGCCGCTCTCCTGGAGTGTCCCTGCAGCAACTGGCGGGCATCTTCAAGAAGATCAAACTACCGTTCTGA
- a CDS encoding membrane dipeptidase, translating into MSHPRFWRRCSALALALALGCTPVQEEPAEARPEPTAATAQELGVGGFAELHHHMFAEEAFGGGWFHGTVTDALSRCDGGWPESDHARVRMDLSGLLNLCPNSGGVDLRGVPILAGLFGIGGAVGSEFLGKIEGTQGDTGLHDGRRNPNTEWPRWDTIAHQQSWEGWLRQAHQGGMSLVVVSAVSNKFLCEALPPQNRTRPCDEMVDVEVQLQKARDFAATRDWVDLALTPADARRIISEGKLAMVLSIETSKLFGSADWRAELNRFHALGVRTLQPVHQLDNRFGGAAPHNAIFQAAQFLENCHIDSDCGLTVGGLTLGFDVDSQCRNVRGLTAEGQQLIGAMMDKGMLIDLAHLSEKGVRDAYAVAEQRQYYPLYVSHGHFREVMNGKLAENEKTTPAWVVQMLRRTGGMFGLRTAHDETRAYTKSGIANNCQGSSRSFAQAYEFGRQGLKVPMAFGADFNGFIQQTRPRFGPNGACSAGFRAEADAQEHEQELSGPGRLGTAFDEQGLAHVGLLPDLIRDVRNLGANTAPLESSAETFIRMWERASGPRTGMADAAQDIDTSGVAPWVKPEDREQAYPTVCGAHYAPDSKTLNEGCRFDAECISDQCTSVLCNTFDGRCVCNDDGDCGGAAYCQDEIPGNPGDNDCVAKKGNWDSCSRDGQCQSGACGGCANLVGWCYTPRSKAYGQTCKADRECTTDRCSADCYVNPTGSCLCDSDSHCGTNQYCGWGLNSGKCQNKKGRGAVCSADRECQSGTCRWSFTCK; encoded by the coding sequence GTGTCCCATCCCCGTTTCTGGAGACGCTGTTCCGCGCTGGCCCTGGCGCTGGCCCTCGGTTGTACCCCCGTGCAGGAGGAGCCCGCCGAAGCGCGGCCCGAGCCCACGGCCGCCACCGCGCAGGAACTGGGCGTGGGCGGCTTCGCGGAATTGCACCACCACATGTTCGCGGAGGAGGCCTTCGGCGGCGGCTGGTTCCACGGCACCGTCACGGACGCGCTGTCCCGGTGCGATGGCGGGTGGCCGGAGAGCGACCACGCCCGCGTCCGCATGGACCTGAGCGGGCTGCTCAACCTGTGCCCCAACTCCGGCGGTGTGGACCTGCGCGGCGTGCCGATTCTCGCGGGCCTGTTCGGCATCGGCGGCGCGGTGGGCTCGGAGTTCCTCGGCAAGATTGAGGGCACTCAGGGCGACACCGGCCTGCATGACGGCCGCCGCAACCCGAATACGGAATGGCCGCGCTGGGACACCATCGCCCACCAGCAGTCGTGGGAGGGCTGGCTCAGGCAGGCACACCAGGGCGGCATGTCGCTGGTGGTGGTGTCCGCGGTGAGCAACAAGTTCCTCTGCGAGGCGCTGCCCCCGCAGAACCGCACGCGCCCGTGCGACGAGATGGTGGACGTGGAGGTGCAGCTCCAGAAGGCGCGCGACTTCGCCGCCACCCGCGACTGGGTGGACCTGGCGCTCACGCCCGCGGACGCACGCCGCATCATCTCCGAGGGCAAGCTGGCCATGGTGCTCTCGATTGAAACGAGCAAGCTGTTCGGCTCCGCCGACTGGCGCGCGGAGCTGAACCGCTTCCACGCGCTGGGCGTGCGCACGTTGCAGCCGGTGCACCAACTGGACAACCGCTTCGGCGGCGCGGCGCCGCACAACGCCATCTTCCAGGCGGCGCAGTTCCTGGAGAACTGTCACATCGACTCGGACTGCGGGCTCACCGTGGGCGGGCTCACCCTGGGCTTCGACGTGGACTCGCAGTGCCGCAACGTGCGCGGCCTCACGGCGGAGGGGCAGCAGCTCATCGGGGCGATGATGGACAAGGGAATGCTCATCGACCTGGCGCACCTGTCCGAGAAGGGCGTGCGTGACGCCTACGCGGTGGCCGAGCAGCGACAGTACTACCCGCTCTACGTCAGCCACGGCCACTTCCGCGAGGTGATGAACGGCAAGCTGGCGGAGAACGAGAAGACGACGCCCGCGTGGGTGGTGCAGATGCTGCGCCGCACTGGCGGCATGTTCGGCCTGCGCACCGCGCACGACGAGACGCGCGCGTATACGAAGTCCGGCATCGCCAACAACTGCCAGGGCTCCAGCCGCTCCTTCGCGCAGGCCTACGAGTTCGGCCGCCAGGGGCTCAAGGTGCCCATGGCCTTCGGCGCGGACTTCAACGGCTTCATCCAGCAGACGCGGCCGCGCTTCGGGCCGAACGGCGCGTGCTCGGCGGGCTTCAGGGCGGAGGCCGACGCGCAGGAGCACGAGCAGGAGCTGTCCGGCCCCGGCCGGCTGGGCACCGCGTTCGACGAGCAGGGCCTGGCGCACGTGGGCCTCTTGCCGGACCTGATTCGCGACGTGCGCAACCTGGGGGCGAACACCGCGCCGCTGGAGAGCTCGGCGGAGACGTTCATCCGCATGTGGGAGCGCGCATCCGGGCCGCGCACCGGCATGGCGGACGCGGCGCAGGACATCGACACCAGCGGCGTGGCGCCGTGGGTGAAGCCGGAGGACCGCGAGCAGGCGTACCCCACGGTGTGCGGCGCGCACTACGCCCCGGACAGCAAGACGCTCAACGAGGGCTGCCGCTTCGACGCCGAGTGCATCAGCGACCAGTGCACCTCCGTGCTGTGCAACACCTTCGACGGCCGCTGCGTGTGCAACGACGACGGGGACTGCGGCGGCGCGGCGTACTGCCAGGACGAGATTCCGGGCAACCCGGGCGACAACGACTGCGTGGCGAAGAAGGGGAACTGGGACTCGTGCAGCCGGGACGGGCAGTGCCAGTCCGGCGCGTGCGGCGGCTGCGCCAACCTGGTGGGCTGGTGCTACACGCCCAGGTCCAAGGCGTATGGACAGACCTGCAAGGCGGACCGCGAGTGCACCACGGACCGCTGCAGCGCGGACTGCTACGTGAATCCCACGGGAAGCTGCCTGTGTGACAGCGACTCGCACTGCGGCACCAACCAGTACTGCGGCTGGGGACTCAACTCCGGCAAGTGCCAGAACAAGAAGGGCCGTGGCGCGGTGTGCTCGGCGGACCGCGAATGCCAGTCCGGGACGTGCCGCTGGTCGTTCACCTGCAAGTGA
- a CDS encoding SGNH/GDSL hydrolase family protein produces MSFRRSGMSFVAMCAAFTVSGSAMASTINQNVSWTIDRSTATTKYRVVAYGDSIYAGYNGGLSAVARRAAPTVQGEYLAQKWNADIEVYRRTKSGAKADDIYNNKIVSERSYMQATNTRVVMFEMCGNDYLQARTAFTDQTGTCNYSVLESALTACTTYTERAMQAINQYATTAKVKIVSNIFYPGFAADNVQTACRDSATGATINKQTKFLPLLARSNWRTCNLAAQYGFQCADSFAEMMGAEYDSNGDGQVDSDALRYRAGETEDAYVTRISSTLRSTLRDANTHFVNASTSYDYIQSDNTHPTYFGTTVSVGIFGGTGSGTAAPQFTDAQMPGGKNPEWNKNGHDKMGWESSKFNPATP; encoded by the coding sequence ATGTCCTTCCGTCGCAGCGGGATGTCCTTCGTCGCCATGTGCGCGGCCTTCACGGTCAGCGGTAGCGCGATGGCAAGCACCATCAACCAGAACGTCTCGTGGACCATCGACCGGTCCACGGCCACCACCAAGTACCGCGTGGTGGCGTACGGCGACTCCATCTACGCCGGCTACAACGGCGGCCTCAGCGCCGTGGCCCGTCGCGCCGCTCCGACGGTGCAGGGCGAGTACCTGGCGCAGAAGTGGAACGCGGACATCGAGGTGTACCGCCGCACCAAGTCCGGCGCCAAGGCCGACGACATCTACAACAACAAGATTGTCTCCGAGCGCTCGTACATGCAGGCGACGAACACGCGCGTCGTGATGTTCGAGATGTGCGGCAACGACTACCTGCAGGCCCGCACTGCCTTCACGGACCAGACGGGCACCTGTAACTACTCCGTCCTGGAGAGCGCGCTGACCGCCTGCACCACGTACACCGAGCGGGCCATGCAGGCCATCAACCAGTACGCGACGACGGCGAAGGTGAAGATCGTCTCCAACATCTTCTACCCGGGCTTTGCCGCGGACAACGTGCAGACCGCCTGCCGTGACTCGGCCACCGGGGCGACCATCAACAAGCAGACCAAGTTCCTGCCGCTGCTGGCGCGCAGCAACTGGCGGACCTGCAACCTGGCGGCGCAGTACGGCTTCCAGTGCGCGGACTCGTTCGCGGAGATGATGGGCGCGGAGTACGACTCCAACGGTGACGGGCAGGTGGACTCCGACGCCCTCCGCTACCGCGCGGGCGAGACGGAGGACGCGTACGTCACGCGCATCTCCTCCACGCTGCGCTCCACGCTGCGCGATGCGAACACGCACTTCGTGAACGCCAGCACCAGCTACGACTACATCCAGTCGGACAACACGCACCCGACCTACTTCGGCACCACCGTCAGCGTGGGCATCTTCGGCGGCACCGGCTCCGGCACGGCCGCGCCCCAGTTCACCGACGCGCAGATGCCCGGCGGCAAGAATCCCGAGTGGAACAAGAACGGCCACGACAAGATGGGCTGGGAGTCCTCGAAGTTCAATCCCGCCACGCCGTGA
- the lnt gene encoding apolipoprotein N-acyltransferase → MLALFSGLRMPWTLLGWVALVPWLAVVDGARSRREALGLGLALGAVFSAAVFGWFAGSVQSYSQAPLWVCWLALLLMSPVVQLQFPLAALARYVARRAVDASPRLSWLPPVVTALVYVGVEWFAPKLFADSLGLGLVTQEWLRQGADVAGAPGLTLVLLLVNECVLAALQSLRAPAERRRAGVPVAVAVTLVLALTGYGAFRHAQVTEATRREPGLVVGAVQANITNYEKLKAERGTYEVVRMILDTHYELSDGLLRSGPVDFLVWPETVYPTTFGTPRSEAGAELDAEIAGYVAQRGVPLVFGTYDLDGEREFNAAMFLGPDARGERLEHTAYRKTMLFPLTEWVPDSIDTPTLREWLPWTGRWKRGPGPKAVSFRLRDGRSLTVAPLICYESIFPSYVADSVRQGAELLLTLSNDSWFSGTPAPRLHLAHAAFRSIETRRPQVRVTNSGVSALIDATGAVVAEVDDNQRSGLVMRVPVTAPLSSLALAWGNWLGPVALVLASMLLVGASLHGRRARR, encoded by the coding sequence ATGCTGGCGCTGTTCTCCGGGCTGCGGATGCCGTGGACGCTGCTGGGCTGGGTGGCGCTGGTGCCGTGGCTCGCGGTGGTTGATGGGGCACGCTCGCGGCGCGAGGCGCTGGGGCTGGGACTGGCGCTTGGCGCGGTGTTCTCGGCGGCGGTGTTTGGCTGGTTCGCGGGCTCGGTGCAGTCGTACTCGCAGGCCCCGCTGTGGGTGTGCTGGCTTGCGCTGCTGCTGATGTCGCCCGTGGTGCAGCTCCAGTTCCCGCTCGCGGCGCTGGCCCGGTATGTCGCGCGGCGTGCGGTGGATGCGAGTCCGCGCCTGTCGTGGCTGCCTCCCGTGGTCACCGCGCTCGTGTACGTGGGCGTGGAGTGGTTCGCGCCGAAGCTCTTCGCCGACTCGCTCGGACTGGGGCTGGTGACCCAGGAGTGGCTGCGGCAGGGCGCGGACGTGGCGGGCGCTCCCGGGCTCACGCTGGTGCTGCTGCTCGTCAACGAGTGCGTGCTCGCGGCGCTCCAGTCCCTTCGCGCCCCTGCTGAGCGCCGCCGCGCGGGGGTTCCGGTGGCCGTGGCCGTGACGTTGGTGCTCGCCCTGACGGGGTATGGCGCCTTCCGCCACGCGCAGGTGACGGAGGCGACGCGGCGTGAGCCGGGGCTGGTGGTGGGCGCCGTGCAGGCCAACATCACCAACTACGAGAAGCTGAAGGCCGAGCGCGGCACGTACGAAGTGGTGCGGATGATTCTCGACACGCACTACGAGCTGTCCGACGGGCTGCTGCGTTCGGGGCCCGTGGACTTCCTGGTGTGGCCGGAGACGGTGTACCCCACCACCTTCGGCACGCCTCGCAGCGAGGCGGGCGCGGAGCTGGACGCGGAGATTGCCGGCTATGTCGCCCAGCGCGGCGTGCCGCTCGTCTTCGGCACCTACGATTTGGACGGCGAGCGCGAGTTCAACGCCGCCATGTTCCTGGGCCCGGATGCGCGCGGCGAGCGGTTGGAGCACACGGCGTACCGCAAGACGATGCTCTTCCCGCTGACGGAGTGGGTTCCCGACTCCATCGACACGCCGACGCTGCGCGAGTGGCTGCCGTGGACCGGCCGCTGGAAGCGCGGCCCCGGCCCGAAGGCGGTGAGCTTCCGGCTGCGCGACGGACGCTCGCTCACCGTCGCGCCGCTCATCTGCTACGAGTCCATCTTCCCCTCGTACGTCGCGGACAGCGTGCGCCAGGGCGCGGAATTGCTGCTCACGCTGTCGAATGACTCGTGGTTCTCCGGCACGCCCGCGCCCCGGTTGCACCTGGCGCACGCGGCCTTTCGCAGCATCGAGACGCGGCGGCCCCAGGTGCGCGTGACGAACTCGGGCGTGTCCGCGCTCATCGACGCCACCGGCGCGGTGGTGGCCGAGGTGGATGACAACCAGCGCTCCGGGCTCGTGATGCGCGTGCCCGTCACCGCGCCGCTGTCGTCACTGGCGCTGGCCTGGGGGAACTGGCTCGGGCCGGTGGCGCTCGTGCTGGCGTCCATGCTGCTCGTGGGCGCGTCGCTCCACGGGCGCCGGGCGCGGCGTTAG